The Tripterygium wilfordii isolate XIE 37 chromosome 17, ASM1340144v1, whole genome shotgun sequence genome has a window encoding:
- the LOC119982762 gene encoding ALA-interacting subunit 3-like: protein MSSNPASSSVGIAGSGDNSGVRRNTKRPKYSKFTQQELPACKPILTPRWVISAFMVISIVFIPIGIASLLASNDVVEIIDRYETDCIPQEARNDKIGYIQNPATEKMCNRTITVKKTMKQPIYVYYELVNFYQNHRRYVKSRSDTQLRDPSSENDISACKPEDNVNGSAIVPCGLIAWSLFNDTYSFSHNNKQLAVNKKGIAWKSDRDHKFGKDVYPKNFQQGGLIGGASLNSSIPLSEQEDLIVWMRTAALPTFRKLYGKIEVDLRANDIVQVTLENNYNTYSFNGKKKLVLSTTSWLGGKNDFIGIAYLTVGGICFFLAMCFTVVYLVKPRRLGDPSYLSWNRNPGGH from the exons ATGAGTTCTAATCCGGCGTCGTCCAGCGTTGGCATAGCTGGATCGGGAGATAATTCAGGTGTCAGAAGGAATACGAAGAGACCCAAGT ATTCAAAGTTCACACAGCAAGAACTTCCAGCATGCAAGCCTATTCTCACACCTCGATGG GTGATTTCAGCGTTTATGGTTATTAGTATTGTCTTCATCCCTATTGGAATTGCTTCCCTTTTGGCTTCCAATGAT GTGGTTGAAATTATTGATCGATATGAGACTGACTGCATACCACAAGAGGCTAGAAATGATAAGATTGGATATATTCAAAACCCTGCAACAGAGAAGATGTGCAACAGAACAATAACA GTTAAAAAGACTATGAAGCAGCCAATTTATGTGTACTATGAGCTCGTCAATTTCTATCAAAATCACCGTAG GTATGTGAAGAGCCGAAGTGACACGCAGTTAAGAGATCCAAGCAGTGAGAATGACATAAGTGCTTGCAAACCCGAAGATAATGTGAATGGATCGGCAATTGTGCCTTGTGGTCTTATAGCTTGGAGTTTGTTTAATGATACTTACAGCTTTTCCCACAACAACAAGCAATTGGCAGTGAACAAGAAAGGTATCGCATGGAAAAGTGATAGGGACCACAAATTTGGTAAAGATGTTTATCCTAAAAACTTTCAGCAAGGTGGTCTCATTGGTGGTGCATCTCTCAATTCATCTATCCCG TTGAGTGAACAGGAGGACCTCATTGTTTGGATGCGCACGGCAGCACTGCCAACTTTCAGAAAGTTGTATGGGAAGATAGAGGTGGATCTCCGGGCAAATGATATCGTACAGGTGACGTTGGAGAACAACTACAACACCTACAGCTTTAATGGCAAGAAAAAACTTGTTCTGTCAACCACGAGCTGGCTTGGTGGAAAGAATGACTTTATTGGCATTGCTTATCTCACTGTTGGTGGGATATGCTTCTTTTTGGCAATGTGTTTCACTGTTGTTTATCTTGTTAAGCCAAG GCGTCTTGGCGATCCTTCTTATCTGTCATGGAACAGAAACCCTGGCGGACACTAA